The following is a genomic window from Raphanus sativus cultivar WK10039 unplaced genomic scaffold, ASM80110v3 Scaffold2663, whole genome shotgun sequence.
ATTCAATTAGAAAGCTGCTTTCAAGATGGTTTGCGGAAAGGCGAGAGAAAGCTGTCTCGTTGAAAACAAACTTCACAGATGCAGTTGAACTCGCATTGCATATGAGACACGCCAACATGGGGTACATTAGCTGTTCAACACATTGATGCAAACCGTTCGTATGTTACTGATGGAGTTTTAAACTGTATGGTTGATCTAGAAAAGGTATGAGAAGAAAGACTTTCACTTCTGCCATGTTCTCGTTTGTCTCAGTTTTGATTCATAGACTCACTTTTTTGCAGAGGAGTTGTACTTGTAGGCAATATGATCTCGATAAGATACCTTGTGAGCATGCAATTAAAGTGGTTCAATCTTGAAAAATTGCTGAAGCAAACCTGGTGGATCCTGTTTACACAAAGGGCTACTTGGTTGCAGCGTACGCAGAACCTATTAACCCTACAGATGAAGATTTGATCCCACCAGCTAATGTACTTAGTCAAGTGTGTCTGCCACCCGAAATTGGCAAACAACGTGGTAGACCTAAGATGAAGAGATACTTATCTGCAATTGAAAAAGCCAAGAAATTCAAGCGTCAACTTTTGAAAAAGAGGAACCAACCATTGAGTACTAGCAATCCACCTCCGGCGAGAAAAGAAGGCAATCAGACTTCAcggaaaacaacaacaaagaaacgTTGTCGTAGTCCAGCTCCCAGTACgccattaaaagagaagcaaacCAATCCACCGCGGAGGACGCCATCAACTAATCCGTCATCgagaaagaaaccaaaacactCGGGAAAGATTACAGCACCGACTACTCCATCAACCACGGTGAGAAAAGGACTTTTCCAGAGTAGCCCATGATCGAAGAAGCCAACTCAGGGTGGTAAAAAAACAAAGGGTTCAAACACAAAACCAAATGGCGTAAGGATTTCCCAGCGAAAGACGGACATAATCGGATTGAAGGACAAAAGGGGGTACGTGTGTTCCAAATGCAACAAAGACGGACATAACCGATCAACGTGCAAAGTTGCGACATTGTTGTTTGGGTGATATATATGGGTATTTGAAGACATCTTTATTCAGCTGGTTAATCACTCATTCAGGGGGAGTGTTGGTCAGTTTAGCATATTGTCATTGTTGTTTTCCGTTGAACTCACTACggttgttttgttgtttttggcTAGGTCTGTAATCGCTAATAGCTATATCTTTACATTTGATGGATTTCATATTTATGTTGACAACTATTCACCTTAAATCTGGCACACCGACAGTTATCCTTGTACTTTGTTTATTAATGTAGGGGTCCAAGATGGAGATGAGCGTTTATGGGGATAATACATAGTTACTTGTACATCATAATACCGGCTACAACTACAACTACGACACTGATGACGAAAATAACAAGGACACAACCTCCTGATATCTTAGGCATTAATGTCGGACGTTCGCTCCTTATTGTTGCCTTGAGCAATTGAACTTCTTCTTCTACGATTCGAACTTGGTTGTGCAACTGTCGAATCTCATCGGTGAAAGCTTCATCGACCCATTTGAAGATGTGGTCGTCTTTCTCCAGCTACAACATTAGATCGAATACTCCATTAGATCCCACAAAATTaggtaaaaatacaaaaaaaacgTGAAGCTTAAGAGACACCAATAATACCCTAAGTGAAGCCGCATAGAGACACCGATAATACCGGCGGTATGGATTTGGCCGGGATTTGGATATTAGCTCAACGATTCTCTCCCCGCACGAACAATTTCTAGGTATTCCCGCAGTTCTTGCTTGTCGCAGACCACTGGTAACGGTAATATCTCCAGTCGTGGACGATGAAGCAGCCGTTATTGGGTTGGACATTATCTTATCTGACGGAGAGGGAAAGGAGACGATTATTCGATTGAGCAGAAGAGAGatggaagagagagaaaa
Proteins encoded in this region:
- the LOC108815651 gene encoding uncharacterized protein At4g04775-like yields the protein MSNPITAASSSTTGDITVTSGLRQARTAGIPRNCSCGERIVELISKSRPNPYRRYYRCLYAASLRLEKDDHIFKWVDEAFTDEIRQLHNQVRIVEEEVQLLKATIRSERPTLMPKISGGCVLVIFVISVVVVVVAGIMMYK